From Ficedula albicollis isolate OC2 chromosome 5, FicAlb1.5, whole genome shotgun sequence, one genomic window encodes:
- the EAPP gene encoding E2F-associated phosphoprotein, which translates to MSCLREEDDPYVVEEPSDEERALSSSEDEVDVLLHGTPDQKRKLIRECLTGESESSSDDEFQKEMEAELNTTMKTMEGTWKSPEMGASSSTGLTGSASTSKYYDDIYFDSDSEDEDKIDTQDVRKSRKHQQRRILSNDELLYDPEEDSRDQEWVDSQRRGYRNQRRAPQQRQAKPAPVPNSDAVLNCPACMTTLCLDCQRHESYKTQYRAMFVMNCVVNKEEILKYRKKVKRRGKKMKHSKEIDSIQSNQEEEEEIYHPVLCTECSTEVAVMDKDEVFHFFNVLASHS; encoded by the exons ATGAGCTGCCTGCGGGAGGAGGACGATCCGTACGTGGTGGAGGAGCCCAGCGACGAGGAGCGAGCGCTCAGCAG CTCAGAGGATGAGGTGGATGTGCTCCTACACGGCACTCCTGACCAGAAGCGGAAGCTGATACGGGAGTGCCTGACTGGCGAGAGCGAGTCTTCCAGTGATGATGAGTTCCAAAAGGAGATGGAAGCAGAACTGAACACCACCATGAAGACTATGGAAGGCACATGGAAATCACCCGAAATGG GTGCTTCCTCAAGTACTGGGCTGACTGGATCTGCCAGCACTTCAAAATACTATGATGACATTTACTTTGATTCTGATTCAGAGGATGAAGATAAAATAG ATACACAGGATGTCcggaaaagcagaaaacatcagCAACGTCGGATTCTCTCCAATGATGAGCTCCTGTATGACCCAGAAGAAGACAGTAGGGACCAAGAGTGGGTAGACTCACAGAGGAGAGG GTACCGTAACCAGAGAAGAGCGCCACAGCAGCGGCAGGCAAAACCTGCACCTGTTCCAAATAGTGATGCTGTCCTGAACTGCCCTGCTTGCATGACAACATTATGCCTGGACTGCCAGAG ACATGAATCTTACAAGACACAGTACAGAGCAATGTTTGTGATGAACTGCGTTGTTAACAAAgaggaaatactgaaatacagaaagaagGTAAAGAGAAGAGGTAAGAAAATGAAGCACAGCAAAGAAATTGACTCTATACAGTCAaaccaagaagaagaagaagaaatatatcATCCAGTATTATGTACTGAATGCTCAACTGAAGTAGCAGTAATGGATAAAGATGAAGTTTTTCACTTCTTCAATGTTCTGGCCAGCCATTCCTAA